In Staphylococcus saccharolyticus, one genomic interval encodes:
- a CDS encoding histidine phosphatase family protein — protein MYCLRHGQTVFNLKGKIQGASDSPLTSLGIQQALAAQKYFKTNNIQFDTLYTSPQQRACGTLENAAPNQAYQRIKELKEWSFGLFEGESIELLRAIKEPKYLYGDAVVPFGGEARAEVENRVCNALEGVMKNNNGNNTLEVSHGSTIGLFIRKVLGYKKGSQYDIGNCNIVKFKYDDERFTFLEIIDPKK, from the coding sequence ATTTATTGCTTGCGACATGGTCAAACAGTTTTTAATTTAAAAGGAAAGATACAAGGTGCGAGTGATTCACCATTAACATCACTAGGAATTCAACAAGCACTAGCAGCACAAAAATATTTTAAGACAAACAATATTCAATTTGATACTTTATATACCTCCCCACAACAACGTGCATGTGGCACTTTAGAAAATGCAGCACCCAACCAAGCATATCAAAGGATTAAAGAATTGAAAGAGTGGAGTTTTGGTTTGTTTGAAGGTGAAAGTATTGAGTTACTAAGAGCAATTAAAGAACCTAAATATTTATATGGAGATGCCGTTGTGCCATTTGGTGGTGAAGCTAGAGCTGAGGTTGAAAATCGTGTGTGCAACGCTTTAGAGGGTGTCATGAAGAATAATAATGGAAATAATACTTTAGAAGTCAGTCATGGTAGTACAATAGGACTGTTTATTAGAAAAGTATTAGGTTATAAAAAAGGTAGTCAATATGACATTGGCAATTGTAATATTGTCAAATTTAAATATGATGACGAACGATTCACATTTTTAGAAATCATTGATCCAAAAAAATAA
- the tsaA gene encoding type II toxin-antitoxin system antitoxin TsaA, whose translation MKLIRINVINVILTILFMAFNVLITYNENIDNNLWLVPGLIICGITLLTSLTIAIVYTDLFSEILFFINIILALYYIYPILYEFI comes from the coding sequence ATGAAACTAATTAGAATAAATGTAATTAACGTGATATTAACTATACTATTTATGGCTTTTAACGTACTCATTACCTACAACGAGAATATTGATAACAATTTGTGGTTAGTACCAGGATTAATCATTTGTGGTATTACTTTACTTACAAGTTTAACAATAGCTATTGTGTATACTGATTTATTTAGTGAAATTTTATTTTTTATCAATATCATTTTAGCACTATATTATATCTATCCTATTCTTTATGAGTTCATTTAA
- the tsaT gene encoding type II toxin-antitoxin system toxin TsaT encodes MSLHFYILLWLAILFIIAGTILLITMLKTKKEERKESYLGFTVIFLIFGIAILIYTLIFGIL; translated from the coding sequence ATGAGTTTACATTTTTATATCCTATTATGGCTTGCCATACTGTTTATTATTGCAGGAACTATCTTATTAATTACAATGCTAAAAACTAAAAAAGAAGAAAGAAAAGAATCCTACTTAGGCTTTACAGTCATCTTCTTAATCTTTGGTATTGCCATACTTATCTACACGCTTATATTTGGAATTTTGTAA
- the lnsA gene encoding lipoprotein N-acylation protein LnsA → MKTKQKYLLISFSLVFIALFSTYLITNNNVYPSSYKNHQKSFQLQPGDIIITKGPVLFGFFDHSSIAIDHQTVLQIEGPGDKPITESFTSYRNRFGTGKNEWVKIYRCVKPAAGLQAAHWAKENYENSNSRYLVTLNLTSKKFTYCTKIIYQAYKYGVSKNAVSDHGLYIISTYALKDNFTDAYRLKLVKTY, encoded by the coding sequence ATGAAAACTAAACAAAAATACCTATTAATATCTTTTTCTTTAGTTTTTATTGCATTATTTTCTACATATTTGATAACCAATAACAATGTATATCCTTCTTCATATAAAAATCATCAAAAATCCTTTCAACTCCAACCTGGGGATATCATCATTACTAAAGGCCCCGTTTTGTTTGGTTTTTTCGACCATTCGAGCATTGCTATTGACCATCAAACTGTTCTTCAAATAGAAGGTCCAGGTGACAAACCTATTACTGAATCATTTACTTCTTACCGAAATCGTTTTGGTACAGGTAAAAATGAATGGGTTAAAATTTATCGTTGTGTTAAACCTGCTGCTGGACTACAGGCCGCGCATTGGGCTAAAGAAAACTATGAAAACAGCAACAGCCGTTATCTTGTCACACTTAATTTAACGAGTAAAAAGTTTACATATTGTACCAAAATTATTTACCAAGCATATAAGTATGGCGTAAGTAAAAATGCGGTGAGTGACCATGGTCTTTATATTATCTCTACTTACGCATTGAAAGATAATTTTACTGATGCGTATCGCCTTAAATTAGTAAAGACATATTAA
- a CDS encoding poly-gamma-glutamate hydrolase family protein, translated as MREKGSLYSKLYYIFLTLIIIAIVIVVIILYNTLKTTKSSSSDCYSDFNELKKNTHKNKDWRIDTKTRKNKKIVVTAIHGGGIEPGTTEIARRISNVGKYNFFTFEGLRKSNNDQLHITSTHFNEPHLQKILKDTKKTISIHGFSGDDPIVYIGGKNKGMSKAIATQLRRKGFTVKESPENIDAQSSDNFVNKNESNLGIQLELTTALRKGFFKHYKLDRSNTDKYTPEFYKFANAVQKGIEKAD; from the coding sequence ATGAGAGAAAAAGGGAGCCTTTATTCAAAATTATATTATATCTTTCTAACTTTAATTATCATCGCCATTGTTATTGTAGTCATTATCCTCTATAACACATTGAAGACAACTAAATCATCGTCCTCTGATTGTTATAGTGATTTTAATGAATTAAAAAAGAATACTCATAAAAACAAAGATTGGCGAATAGATACAAAAACACGTAAAAATAAAAAAATAGTAGTTACAGCAATACATGGTGGAGGAATTGAACCTGGAACAACTGAGATAGCTAGACGTATTTCTAATGTCGGTAAATACAACTTCTTTACATTTGAAGGTTTACGTAAATCAAATAATGACCAACTACATATTACCTCTACTCACTTCAATGAACCTCATTTACAAAAAATACTAAAAGATACAAAAAAAACCATTTCGATACATGGATTTTCTGGTGACGACCCGATTGTCTATATAGGCGGTAAAAATAAAGGTATGTCTAAAGCCATCGCAACACAACTACGTAGAAAAGGATTTACAGTTAAAGAAAGTCCTGAAAACATTGACGCGCAATCATCTGATAATTTCGTAAATAAAAATGAATCAAATTTAGGTATTCAATTAGAATTAACCACTGCTTTAAGAAAGGGATTTTTTAAACATTATAAATTAGATCGTAGTAATACTGATAAATATACTCCAGAATTTTACAAATTTGCGAACGCTGTGCAAAAAGGTATCGAAAAAGCAGATTAA
- a CDS encoding cold-shock protein, with product MNNGTVKWFNAEKGFGFIERENGGDVFVHFSAIAEDGYKSLEEGQSVEFEIVEGERGE from the coding sequence ATGAATAACGGTACAGTTAAATGGTTTAATGCAGAAAAAGGTTTTGGATTTATCGAAAGAGAAAATGGCGGAGATGTATTCGTACATTTCTCAGCAATTGCTGAAGATGGATACAAATCTTTAGAAGAAGGCCAAAGCGTTGAATTCGAAATTGTCGAAGGTGAACGTGGCGAATAA
- a CDS encoding epsilon family phenol-soluble modulin, whose product MFIINLIKKVIAFVKGLFGNNEK is encoded by the coding sequence ATGTTCATCATCAACTTAATCAAAAAAGTAATCGCATTCGTAAAAGGTTTATTCGGTAACAACGAAAAATAA
- a CDS encoding GyrI-like domain-containing protein has product MDLDDPQTVIPKHCRYDVMLRIDDIVKDENINFRKFHGGKCAVFSIPHTEEAVSKFFRDLNNILDKTQLHMINHPIIERYKEGERINNFCDMLIPIE; this is encoded by the coding sequence GTGGATTTAGATGATCCTCAAACTGTTATACCCAAACATTGCAGATATGATGTTATGCTAAGAATTGATGACATAGTTAAAGATGAGAATATTAATTTTCGAAAATTCCATGGTGGAAAGTGTGCTGTCTTTTCAATTCCACATACAGAAGAAGCGGTTTCAAAATTTTTCCGAGATTTAAATAATATTTTAGATAAAACTCAACTACATATGATTAATCATCCTATCATTGAGCGTTACAAGGAAGGGGAGAGAATCAATAATTTTTGTGATATGTTAATTCCCATAGAATGA
- a CDS encoding cation diffusion facilitator family transporter — MENKPDYFHHIEHRKFQSSSKVTLWLSLMITIIFTIIEFTGGIISNSLALLSDSFHMLSDVLALGLSMVAIYFSSKPPTKNYTYGFLRLEIIVAFLNGLALIVISLGIMYEGIMRIIHPRSIESGIMIIIAIIGLITNILLTIILMVSLKKENNINIQSALWHFIGDLLNSLGIIVAFVLIRLTEWNIIDPIISIVISVIILRGGYKIIKNASKVLMERIPDRFDTDEIMTDMKNIEGVIDIHEFHLWSVTTNQSSLSAHVVLSDEYIRSPYATINKVSDLLKEKYGLEHVTLQIENINLNHLQEDYFKQIQEEE, encoded by the coding sequence ATGGAAAATAAACCAGATTATTTTCATCATATTGAACATAGAAAGTTTCAAAGTAGTTCTAAAGTGACGCTCTGGTTATCATTGATGATAACTATTATTTTTACAATTATAGAATTTACTGGCGGAATAATTTCAAATTCACTTGCGCTACTTTCTGATTCATTTCATATGTTAAGTGATGTACTAGCTTTAGGGTTATCAATGGTAGCCATTTACTTTTCAAGTAAACCACCGACTAAAAATTATACCTATGGCTTCTTACGACTCGAAATTATAGTAGCGTTTCTCAATGGTTTAGCATTAATTGTCATCTCATTAGGAATTATGTATGAGGGGATTATGAGAATTATTCATCCTAGATCAATAGAAAGTGGCATAATGATAATTATTGCTATCATTGGACTGATTACCAATATTTTATTAACTATTATTTTGATGGTGTCTCTGAAAAAGGAAAATAATATCAACATTCAAAGTGCGTTGTGGCATTTCATTGGAGACTTATTAAATTCTTTAGGTATTATAGTCGCTTTTGTGCTTATACGTCTTACAGAATGGAACATCATTGACCCGATAATTAGTATAGTTATTTCAGTAATTATTTTAAGAGGTGGCTACAAAATAATTAAAAATGCTTCAAAAGTTTTAATGGAGAGAATTCCTGATCGCTTTGATACTGATGAAATTATGACTGATATGAAAAATATTGAAGGGGTAATAGATATTCATGAGTTTCATCTATGGAGCGTTACAACAAATCAAAGTTCTTTAAGTGCACATGTTGTGCTAAGCGATGAATATATTAGATCACCCTATGCGACAATTAATAAAGTTTCAGATTTACTAAAAGAAAAATATGGTTTAGAACACGTGACACTTCAAATTGAAAATATTAATCTCAATCATCTACAAGAAGATTACTTTAAACAAATCCAAGAAGAGGAATAA